The window GCGTGGGTTGAAACGCGGCTATGACCAGTACGTCGGTGTTTGCCCCCGGTGTCGCCCCCCATGCGGGGGCGTGGGTTGAAACTGGTCCTCGTAATAATAAGCGCTATCCACGCCGGGTGTCGCCCCCCATGCGGGGGCGTGGGTTGAAACACTCAACCCGGATTCCGCGGATGGCTGGATAGCGAGTGTCGCCCCCCATGCGGGGGCGTGGGTTGAAACTGCTTATGGCCTGAAATAGACTGCGGGCTATTTCGTGTCGCCCCCCATGCGGGGGCGTGGGTTGAAACCAGTATCAGCAGATAAAAAATCTCGAGGAACAAAAGTGTCGCCCCCCATGCGGGGGCGTGGGTTGAAACTGGCACCTTGCCAGACGCTTCGCCCCCGAAGGCGGGTGTCGCCCCCCATGCGGGGGCGTGGGTTGAAACTGGCACCTTGCCAGACGCTTCGCCCCCGAAGGCGGGTGTCGCCCCCCATGCGGGGGCGTGGGTTGAAACTGCAAACTTGACTTTACACGCGCGGCGGACTACGGTCGCCCCCCATGCGGGGGCGTGGGTTGAAACCTGTTCCGCGTCGGGAAAAGCTATCTGGCGCGCATGTCGCCCCCCATGCGGGGGCGTGGGTTGAAACTCGTCGTAATACTGGCAGGCCAGATGTACCCTTGTGTCGCCCCCCATGCGGGGGCGTGGGTTGAAACGCTAGGCATTTTGCTCAGGCCGGTGTGCCGCTGTAGTTGCCCACCATGTCGGTATCTGCTTGTATGGAAAGGAGGCTGACCAAGGCAAACAAAAAAAATCCTGCAAGTTGTATAGCTGTTGACCGGATAGGCGGCTCATTTCCTCCCAACTTTTATGATATAGACCGTACCCGGCCTATGCGCAAACGCGTCCATAATTCGCAAGGGGGGGTGCCCCGCCATTTTGCGGGTATTTCCATATCCGGCCCGTCTGGAATCGGCACAGATGGCGTTTTTGCAACATATTCATTTTCTTCGCTCCGACGCGCGCGCGAACATGTGCCTTTTTACAGTTTTGCACGCGCGCGCGTTTAGGCATCGCGCGGTCTATAGTCAAAAAGCCGGGAGGAAATGACCCGCCTATAGGCTGGGGCAGTCGGTTTTGCGGGTTGGATGTCCTCAAATCCATAAGCCCCTTGCCGCTTTGCGGCTGCACATTATCTTTGGATTTGGTGTTCTCAAACGATGGTGTCCAAAAACCACCGTTAAGCAAGTTGGGAATACCGTGTCTGACCGGGTTTGACCGGGAAGACCGGGTATTTTCCACTGCGCGACTTCTTCAAAATACGGGGATATGAGGCTGGATGTGTAAAAGTAGGATAGTGGCGCAAACCCGGTCTTCCCGGTCAGTTGGTCCGCCACACAATACAAGTTAGCGGGTGGCTTACCGCCTCGAACCCGGTCATGGGCAGCATTTGCCGCCGGCCCCTGAATTTTGGAGAATCTTTAAACGCCAGCCGTTCAGGCCATCGTTTTGATGCGCGATTTCAAGTGAGGGTTTAGCAATGGGAACTGACAACCAATATCTATATTCGGTGACCACGGACTTTTTTATTTTCCTGCTTCACAATGCGTATCAGGAAGCGTTCAAGTGCTCGTATATAAAGGCCGGTTACCTGAATGCTTTGCTTGCGGATTTGGACTATACCGAAACCGGCAAATTCATTTCCATCCGATATACCGGCGCAGCCAAGGATTGCCGGTATCCGGCTTTGCGCAAAGGCAACGTTGTCCCGCTGACAAAGGATTTTCTCGCGCTGGCGGAAAACCCCGGCAAGGGCGGATTTTCGGCTTACGAATTACAACTGCGCGACCGGAAAGGTCTTGAAGCCTTTCTTGCGCGATACTTGCAGGCCTATGAAGCGGGGCAATGCCATTGTCGGGAGATAAACTATTTTCCCTACCAAACCGGCATGGATGTCATAGAAAGCCTGTTCGGCCCCAGCTATATACGCTTTGGCGCGACATTTTACGTCACCGCCAAACTGGAGCATGCTGATTTTGAGCAACACCGGCCTGCCATTTTGGCGCGTGAAGACCCGTTCCACTTGCTCCAAGAGTTCCGCGAGCGGCTCCGCCTGGGCGAGTTGCTGCTGAGCCTTGCCGGCAAAAGTTACATAAGCATTCAGGACGCTGATTACGACGAGGATAAGCCGGGGCTGTTGAATATTCTTGTGCGCTTTGAACGGAGTCCTCAGGAAATAAAAGATATTGAAGGCTACTGGCTGGCATATGGCGGCTTGCGCGTCAACGAAGCCGACGGTGTGGCGTTTTACAAGAACAACCGTTACCCATTCGCTTCCAACCGCACTTTGGAATTCAAGCTTTTGTGCCATCTGATAAAAAACCACGGCAAAAAACTTAGCATTACAAAAACCTACGACAGCCTTTCCGGCGGCGAGGAAACTTTCGGTACGGCTAAAGAGACCATCCAGTGCAAGAAATCGCGGATGAAAGATTACGTCAAGAACCTGCGCCATAACCTCGGAATCGCGGCTGATAAAACCCCCTCTGTAGACATCATGCTGACCGGCGAAAACGTGCTGCTTATAGCGACCCCTCCGGTACGCGCCTGAAATCCCCCGGGTAATTACATAAAACCCCTCCGCGAGGCGGTATTTTATCCCTCTCGGGACGGGCGGTAAACTTAATGGTGAAGCGTTACAGCTTGCGCCACTGAGTGTTTTTTCCATTGTCCTTGTGGCCCGCAAGCCCGGAGAGTGCGAGTTATGGCAGACACGGAAACTTTTTTTGCGGGTCATATAGAAGGAATCAAGCGCGGGCGGAACGGCCAGCGTTCCGGCAAATGCCCGTTCCATGACGACCGGCAGGCCTCGTTTTCTTTCAATGTGGAGGATGGGGTGTGGACCTGCCATGCCGGCTGCGGCAGCGGCGGGCTGAAAGAGTTTGCCCGAAAGCTCGGCTTGCCAGCTGAATCAATCCCGCATATTGCCAAAGTGCGGCATGAAATACTCGCCGCCTATGATTATAAGGACGAGCAAGGCGATTTGCTTTTCCAAATGGTTCGTTATGTGCCGAAGGATTTCCGGCAGCGCCGTCCGGATGGCAGCGGTGGTTGGATATGGAACCTTGAATGCGTGCGCCGTGTGCCTTATCGGTTGCCGGAGCTTATTGAAGCGATGGACCGCGACGAAACCGTATTCATCGTGGAAGGCGAGAAGGATGTGGAAACTTTGCGTTCGCATGGTTTCACCGCCACCTGCAACCCCGGTGGAGCCGGCAAATGGCGCGACGAATATAGCAGCTTCTTCACTGAGATGTACATCGCCGTTATCCCGGACAACGACGAGGTGGGACGAAAACATGCCCGGCAAATCTGCAAAAGTCTAGCCGGCATTGCCCGAAGCGTAAAGCTGGTGGAACTGCCGGGCGTTGCCAGGAAGGGCGAGGATGTATCAGATTGGATAAGCGCAGGGCATAGCGCAAAAGAATTGATAGCGCTGGCTTTGAACGCGCCTGAGTATTCCGCGCAAGCAGCGGAGGCAACCCAAACCGCAGAAGCAACCACCGGCAAACAACAACCCGACACAAATATTAAGCGTTTTTTCAGCGGCAAAGAATTCCTGCCAAACAGGCTGGCCGAAGAATTGCAGTCGGAGCATAGGTTTTTATCCACGCCGATTGACGATGCCGGACGCGGCGTGCGGCTGCTGGTGTATCGTGACGGTGTCTATGAATCCGGCGAATCGTCAGCCCGCAACATGGCGCACCGGTTCTTGCTGGACAGGTCAAAACCTGACAGATTGGAATCAGTCTGCGCGCTTATCCGCGAAAGCACAAAACAGCCTGAACCGGCGTTGAACACACATGTGCAGCGGCTTGTTTGTGTCGGCAACGGCATGGTGGATTGGCGGACGGATGAATTATTGCCGCACTCGCCGGATTATCATTGCACCTTCAAAATCAACGCCGATTATCTGCCTGATGCGCGCGACGCAATCGTGGGCAAGTTTCTGCAAGAGGTGTTTCCTCCGGACGCGCTTGTGCTTGCCGAGGAATTGCTGGGCTATCTTGTCCGGCCCACCACAAAGTTCCAAAAAGCGTTCATGCTGACGGGTTTCGGCGCGAACGGGAAAAGCACATTCCTTTCCGCGCTGATAAGTTTCCTGGGCGCTGAAAACGTGTCCCATGTCGGGTTGCAGGACTTCAGCGAAAACCGGTTTGCCTTGGCGGAATTGCAGGGCAAGTTGCTGAACTGTTACCCGGACTTGCCGTCGCGCGGGTTGGAGCAGAGCGACATATTCAAAGCCCTGGTATCCGGCGACACGATAAAAGCGGAGCGCAAACACGCGCATCCGTTTGTGTTGGCCACGACGGCAAGGCTTATATTCAGCGCCAATGAGTTGCCGCGCAGCAAGGACACCACCAACGCATTTTTCAGGCGTTGGCTTATCATCCCGTTCCCCAACACTTTTGAAGGCGTGCAGGCCGACAGAACGCTGGTGGAAAAACTCACCACACCGCAGGCGCGCGCCGCTTTGCTTGGATACGCGCTGCGCGGTTTGAGACGCCTTGAAGAACAGCAGGGGTTCAGCGATTGTGTCAGCGTGCGCGAAGCAGGAAATCGTTACCGCAAGGATTGCGACAGCGCGTTCCAGTTCGCTGAGGAGCGGCTTGAAAAAGCAGAAGGTCGTGAACTGGGCAAGGCCGTTGTCTATGAAGTTTACAAACAATGGTGCGAAGCGGAAGGTTTGCGTCCTGTAAGCGTCCGCAATTTTAACAAGCGGCTGGCGGACAGCATGAAGCTCGCGGAAGGGCGCGCAATGCTTGACAGGCAACGTCAGCGCGTTTGGATTGGCGTGTGGTGGTCAGATGAACAGCCGGTCGCGGTAGTCGGGCAAGCCGACGCAGATTTGCCGGAGGACGAACGCTATGCAGATTAACAGGATTCCAAACATGCCCATAACGCTGGAAGAACGAATGGACGCGCTGGCGGAAGCCTTTGCTGAAGGCTTTATATACCTCGCCGAGCATGATTTGCTGGGCGAATTCGCCGATAATATGCTGCCTGAAGCGGGTTCACAAAACCCTTGATGTTCGGCGGGAATGACTGTACCCTTCATGGTGGAGGATAATTATATGACAGCTGACAAAATCGCGGAAACTAAAAAGATTAAGCTGATTGCGGTTTACACGCGCAAATCCAACGACGAGAACCTTGGCAACAATGTCACATCGCTGGACAGCCAGAAATCCTGCTGCCGGAGCTACATCAACATTCAGCAGGCAAACGGGTGGCAGGAATATCCTGAAGTGTTTGACGACCCCGCCGAGTCCGGCAAGAGCCTGAAACGCCCGGCCATGCAACGGCTTCTTAAAATCATCGGCGAAGGCAAGATAGACGGCGTGATCGTCTACAAGCTGGACCGGCTTACGCGCAACAGCAAGGATTTTCATTATTTGCTGGAGCTTTTTGAAAAGCATAATGTCGCGTTTATCTCGGCGACGGAGAGCATAGACACCAAAAGCCCTCAGGGTCGGCTTATGACGGCGATTATGGTGCAATTCGCGCAGTATGACCGCGAGTTGGACCAAGAGCGCTCAAAGGATTTCCACCTGTCGCGGGCGAAGAAAGGCTTGTGGTGCGGCGGGTTGCCGCCGTTGGGCTATGACGCGAAAGATAAGCTGCTGGTGGTGAACGAGAAAGAAGCCGAACTGGTGCGTCGCATCTTTGCGCTCTATATCCAACACCAATCCACAATCCGCGTCGCAGAGGAATTGAACCGACTGGGCTTTCGGCGCAAAGCATACCAGACGCTGACGGGTAAACCCTATGGCGGGCAGCCGTTTGATATGGACGGCGTGTTGCGTGTGCTTCAGCGCAAAGTCTATACCGGCATTGTCCGCAACGAGCGGACCGGACAGGAATTCCCCGGACAACACACGCCCATAATCGAAACAGCGCAATTTGAATATGTCCAGAAATTACTAGCATCGCGCAACCATCGCGGCGGGGAAGTGCATTATGCCGCCAACAAATACGGCTTTCTGCTCAAAGGCATGATTCGCTGCGGCGAATGCGGCAGCGCGGTAACGCCGTATATCCGGCCTAAAAAGGACAAGGTTTACCTGTATTACAAATGCCTCGGACAAAAAACGAACTTGGGCGACAAATGCGCGTTCACAAGCATTGGCGCGCGGAAGTTAGAGGAATTCATCATTGAAAAGCTGGCGGCTATCGGCTGGGACAGGCCATTTCTGGAGGATGTGCTGGCCAAGGCGCAAAAGTTGACAAAAGCGAGCATCGGCCCATTGGAAGCCGAGAAGCGGAAATTACAGGAGCATTTGAACGGTTTGCAGACGCAGATACAAGGGCTTGTGGAAATGGCAAAGTCAGGCGGCGCGACGAAACAGACAGCCGACGAGCTTGCGCGGCTGGAAAGCGCAAAGGTTGAGATTACGGCGCGAATCGCGCAACTGGAAGCCATCATAGCGCACCGCCAACGAGCGGTTTACGATGTGGACGCAGTGCAGGGCGTATTCAAGCGATTCGCGCTGTTTATCAACCGGATTCCGCTGGAACATAAGATGCGGATTATCAGGCTTTTGGTGGAGCGGGTGATTATATCCACAAACCGCATTGAGGTGCGCCTGCGGGAGCTTCCCGTCGGGGATTTGCAGAAAGCGCTGGATAAACGGCTGTTATCCGGCGATATGCGGGAAGTATTTAGGGGGGACGGTTTTGCAGAACGGCGGGGGCCAAATGCCACTGCAAACAAAAACTGCCACCGGAGTTCGGTAGCAGAATTTGGTCAAGACTGGCGGGGACGACGGGATTTGAACCCGCGGTCTCTGCCTTGACAGGGCAGCGTGTTAACCAAGCTACACCACGTCCCCACGACGTGCTTTCTATTTTAGCTGAATTGACGGGCAAGTGCAACCTCCGCGCATGCACATGCCAGTCTAAACGACGGAGGCAGGCGGCGCGGCGGGCGGAACATCGGGCGCGGCGGCCTGAGGCGGCGGGCAGCGCCGGGTTCCGAATCTGGTCAGCCAGACCGAGCCAAGCCCCGACATCACGCCGAAAGCCACCACAAAAAGCGCGGGCAGCGTCAGCAGCCAGCCCATAACGGGAATGATATGCCCCAGCAGCATGGCTGCCACTATCAGAGAATACCCCGCCGCCACCCGGGCGGCCAGCCTGCCGGGGACCGGCCTGCCGATGCCGTCAAAAAACCTGCGCGACAGCACGTCCATGAAAGCCGCCGCGCCCAGTATCTTGGCCGCAACCAGAACAAGCAGCGCCAGCGGAATAAGCGGTATCCCCAATATGGACACCAGCAGCCCCAGCAGACAGGGGAAAACCGCCAGCACAATCAGAAGCCCGGCGCCGGACGCCTTCCAGAAATCGGCGCGCAGGGCTTGCGACGCGGCCTCAACATTTTTGGGGAAAAATACCGGCGCGATAAGCATAAGCAGCAGCATCGCCGACGCCGCCGCAATAAATACCACAAGCCCCATCCCGAAGGCTCCCAGCAGCGCGATTTTGCCGAGCGGATTGCCTTCCATGCCGCGCAACCGCGCCATATGCGGCAGCAGCCGGCGCAGCAGCTTCAAATCAGCCTGGTCAATATCGCCCTTGAGCCGCACTCCGCCCGATTTTTCCACGCGCCCGCCCAGCGCGGAAACGTCCCCGCTCACCGTGGCAGAAGACAGCATGGTTACTCCGCCGCCCAGGGAGGAGATGTCGCCTCCGGCGGAACCGCTCAGTTCCACCGGCGCGCCGAAAGCGGTTATATCGCCGTCCACCGTCCCCGACACCGACACCGGCCCGCCCATGGAAACCAGGTCTCCCGTTATCCTGCCGGAGGGCGACACCGTAACCGGCCCGCCCAGCGCGGCGCAATCGCCATCCAGCACTCCGTCAACCTGCACTGATTTGTCGGTGGTTATGTCCCCGTGCGCGGTCTGCCCCTGGGCTATGACTACGGGCTCATGGCTTATTTTGCCCGAATGATGGCTGTGCCAGCCCCAGGCCCGGCAGGGCGCCGCCGCAAGCAGCAGCGCGGCCAGAATCATGTTCATTTTCATACACTTGCTCCTTTGTGATGTTGTTTTGAGAGGGCGGCTATCGCCGCCGCCGCCACCAGCGCCGCCACAATAAGCCGCGCGGCGCAGCCGGCGGCGTCAAAACCGCACAGGCATAACTTGAGCGCGGTTCCGGCCAGGCCTGCGGCATGGCCGGCAAAAGCCAGGGTGTCAACCGCCAGCAGCTTCAGCCGGGCGGATAATACGCCCGGAGCGGCCAGCTCCGCCATAAGCCCGGGGCGCGAGGCGGCCAGCTTCGCCACCCAGTAAACCGCCAGCGCAAGCCAGCAGGCGGAGGCCGAGACGGATATTTCTTCCGCCAGCATAATCCAGCCCGGAAATGCGCTGCGCCGCGCCGCCAGCCCAAGCCGCCGCAGCA of the Elusimicrobiales bacterium genome contains:
- a CDS encoding phage/plasmid primase, P4 family, with the translated sequence MADTETFFAGHIEGIKRGRNGQRSGKCPFHDDRQASFSFNVEDGVWTCHAGCGSGGLKEFARKLGLPAESIPHIAKVRHEILAAYDYKDEQGDLLFQMVRYVPKDFRQRRPDGSGGWIWNLECVRRVPYRLPELIEAMDRDETVFIVEGEKDVETLRSHGFTATCNPGGAGKWRDEYSSFFTEMYIAVIPDNDEVGRKHARQICKSLAGIARSVKLVELPGVARKGEDVSDWISAGHSAKELIALALNAPEYSAQAAEATQTAEATTGKQQPDTNIKRFFSGKEFLPNRLAEELQSEHRFLSTPIDDAGRGVRLLVYRDGVYESGESSARNMAHRFLLDRSKPDRLESVCALIRESTKQPEPALNTHVQRLVCVGNGMVDWRTDELLPHSPDYHCTFKINADYLPDARDAIVGKFLQEVFPPDALVLAEELLGYLVRPTTKFQKAFMLTGFGANGKSTFLSALISFLGAENVSHVGLQDFSENRFALAELQGKLLNCYPDLPSRGLEQSDIFKALVSGDTIKAERKHAHPFVLATTARLIFSANELPRSKDTTNAFFRRWLIIPFPNTFEGVQADRTLVEKLTTPQARAALLGYALRGLRRLEEQQGFSDCVSVREAGNRYRKDCDSAFQFAEERLEKAEGRELGKAVVYEVYKQWCEAEGLRPVSVRNFNKRLADSMKLAEGRAMLDRQRQRVWIGVWWSDEQPVAVVGQADADLPEDERYAD
- a CDS encoding polymer-forming cytoskeletal protein, whose amino-acid sequence is MKMNMILAALLLAAAPCRAWGWHSHHSGKISHEPVVIAQGQTAHGDITTDKSVQVDGVLDGDCAALGGPVTVSPSGRITGDLVSMGGPVSVSGTVDGDITAFGAPVELSGSAGGDISSLGGGVTMLSSATVSGDVSALGGRVEKSGGVRLKGDIDQADLKLLRRLLPHMARLRGMEGNPLGKIALLGAFGMGLVVFIAAASAMLLLMLIAPVFFPKNVEAASQALRADFWKASGAGLLIVLAVFPCLLGLLVSILGIPLIPLALLVLVAAKILGAAAFMDVLSRRFFDGIGRPVPGRLAARVAAGYSLIVAAMLLGHIIPVMGWLLTLPALFVVAFGVMSGLGSVWLTRFGTRRCPPPQAAAPDVPPAAPPASVV